A stretch of Spirochaetaceae bacterium DNA encodes these proteins:
- a CDS encoding type II toxin-antitoxin system RelB/DinJ family antitoxin has translation MATTKSNINVKIDAAVKEAATLLLERMGIDQTTAIDMFYRQIIAERRLPFQPIVAATVEEQLTAAITKKISPELGSKPMIMVLPL, from the coding sequence ATGGCAACTACTAAATCAAATATAAATGTAAAAATTGATGCGGCAGTTAAGGAAGCGGCAACACTGCTTTTAGAGCGTATGGGTATTGACCAGACTACAGCTATTGATATGTTTTACAGGCAAATTATAGCTGAACGAAGGTTGCCCTTTCAGCCTATAGTTGCTGCTACGGTAGAGGAACAGCTTACAGCAGCCATCACAAAAAAAATATCCCCAGAGTTAGGCTCGAAGCCGATGATAATGGTTCTGCCATTGTAG